The Rhizobium viscosum genomic sequence GACGGCGACGAGCTCGCCGGCAGTCAGCTTCGGCGTGCTGACGTTTTCGACGAAGAGCTTGCGGCCGTGATAGGCGCCGACCGATTGCAGCTGAAGCGCTACCATGAGCGGCTCCTGTTCGAGAGGATGAGCGAGAAGAAGAATGGCACGCCGACGAGCGCCGTGATGATGCCGATCGGAAAGACGACGCCCGGGATGATCGACTTCGAGACGACAGAGGTCACTGAGAGCAGCAAGGCGCCTGAAAGAACCGAGCCCGGCAGGAAGAAACGCTGGTCCTCGCCGAGGATCATGCGGGCGATATGCGGGCCGACGAGGCCGACGAAGCCGATCGTGCCGACGAAGCTGACGGGCACGGCGGCGAGCAGCGAGATGATCAGCATCGTTTCCAGCCGGATGCGGCGCACATTGACGCCGAAGCTTGCCGCCTTGTCTTCGCCGAGGCGGATCGCAGTCAGCGCCCAGGCGTGGCGGGCAAAGAGCGGCAGGGAAATCAGCAATACGGCAAGCGTGATCCAGATCTTCGGCCAGGTGGCCTTGGTCAGGCTGCCCATGGTCCAGAAGACCACGGCCGAGAGCGCCTGTTCGGAGGCGAGATATTGCAGGAAGGCGAGAGCCGCGTTGAAGGTGAAGACGAGGGCGATGCCGAGCAGCACGACCGTCTGCACCGAGACGCCGCGCGCCTGCGAGATGAAATGGATGAAGAGGGTGGCGATGAGCGCCATGATGAAGGCATTGACCGGCACGAGCAGGCCGGCGGCAACGGGCAGGATCGGCACGCTGGTGACGATCGCGAGTGCCGCGCCGAAGCTTGCGGCGGCGGAAATGCCGAGCGTGAAAGGACTTGCCAGCGGATTGGCAAGGATCGTCTGCATCTGCGCGCCCGCGACCGATAGCGAGGCACCGACGACGATCGCCATGACGGCGACCGGCATGCGGATATCCCAGACGACGGCGCGGACCTGCGCCGAGACGGCATCGGGATAGAAGAGGGCGGTCACGACCTCGCCGAGGCCGTAGCGGGCAGGACCCCAGGCGAGATCGACGGCGAAGGACAGGCAGAGCGCTGCCGTCATGGCAACGAGGATCAAAAACTTGCGGCGGGCGAGGGCGCGGTAACGCGCCCTGCCTTCCTCGGCTTCGATCGGCATGGCGGCGATCTCTGCCATTGGCCTTACTTTCCGGCCTTGGCGTCGACCCAGTAACCCGGCTGATAGGCGACGGGCAGGAACTTCTCGTGGAATTCCTTGAAAGTCGCATCCGGATCGAGATCGGCAAAGAGGTCCGGATGGAACCACTTGGCCATCTGCTGTACGGCGACGAACTGGTAGGGGCTCGTGTAGAACTGGTGCCAGATCGCGTGGACATTGCCATCGGCAACGGCCTTGGAGCCGGTGAAGGCCGGGTTTTGCACGAGTGCATCCAGCGCCTTGCGGCTGTCGTCGATGGTGGCCGCAGCGGCGGGGCCGACATTGACATAATCCTTGGCGTCCTTGGTCTGGCTCCAGTTCGAGCCGGTCACGACGACGACGTCAGGGTTGGAGGCGACGACCTGCTCGGCATTGATCGAGCCTGTATAGCCGGGCAGGAAATCCGAGCCGAGATTGTGGCCACCGGCCCAATCGACCATCAGACCGAAATTGTCGGGACCAAAGGTGCCGCAGCATTCGACGAGTCCGGCGGCGCGGTACATGAACACCTTGGGCTTCTTCGGATTGGCTTCCTTGAGCTTATCGGTGACGCGCGCCATCTGCTGCTTCCAATAGGCGGCGACGGCTTCAGCGCGGTCTTCATGGCCGAAGATCTTGCCGAGGATTTTCAGGCTCGGCTCGGTATTGTCGAGGATGTGCTCGCGGAAATCGATATAGACAATCTTCACGCCGATCTTGTTCAGCATGTCCTCGAGCTTCACCTCGTCGGCGGCCTTCTTGTTACCGATCGGCAGCAGCATGACATCGGGGTGGAGAGCCACGACGGTCTCGGTCTGCAGCGTGCCGTCCGTCAGGTTGCCGAGGAAGGGCAGGTCCTTGCCTTTGGGGAATTTCTCGACATAGGCGTTGAAGCCGTCCTTGTCGGTGGTCCAGAGATCGTTGCGCCAGCCGACGATCTTGGCGAAGGGATCGTCCTTCTCGATCGGGGCGACGGCATAGAGCATGCGGCCTTCGCCGAGGATCACGCGCTCGACCGGCTTGTCGAAAGTGACTTCGCGGCCGGCGACATCTTTGATGGTGAAGGGATCGGCCAAAGCCTGGAGTGGCATCAGACCCGCAACCGCAACTGCGGATAGTCGAAGCAATTTCATAAAATTCATCTGGAAACTCTCCCCGTCCTTGGTAATGTCCCGAGGCATAGAAAAACTGACTTTTGGAATCAAGTTTTATGTTTTAGAGCATTTCCAAAGTAAGTTCGGCGTCAGGGTGCAGATGATGAATACGATGAACACAGACTACTCCATTCGCGATGAAATCCGGGACTTCTGGTCGGAACGCGCAGCGACGTTCGACGATAGTGTCGGCCACGAAATCTTTTCCGAAGCTGAGCGCGCCGGCTGGCAGCGGCTGATCCGCAAACACCTCGGCGAGGGGCAGGGACGGGCGGCGCTCGACCTTGCCTGCGGCACGGCGGTCATCTCCCATCTCATGCATGGGGCGGGCTTCAGTGTGACGGGGCTCGACTGGTCGGATGCGATGCTGGCGCAGGCTAGGGCCAAGGCGAAGAAGCGCGGCACCGATATCCGCTTCGTCTCGGGTGACGCGGAAAACACGATGGAGGCGAAGGACAGCTACGACGTGATCACCAACCGGCACCTCGTCTGGACGCTAGTCGATCCGCCCTCGGCCTTCCGCGAATGGTTTTCCGTGCTGAAGCCCGGCGGCAAGGTGCTGATCGTCGACGGCAACATGGGCAAGGAAACCTGGGTCAAGGGCCTGCAGAAAGTCTGGACGAAGCTCACCGGCAAGGCGCCTGCGAGCCACATGAAGCCCGAGATGATGGCTCGCCACCAGGCTATCCGCTCGCGCGTCTATTTCTCCGACAAGATGCCGGCCGAGGCGATCGTCGAACTGCTGCGGCAGGCGGGGTTTGAGGACATCGTCGTAGACCGCAAGCTTTCGGATATCCATTGGGCGCAGGCGCGCAAGATGCCCTTCCTGCGCGGGCTGGAGCGCATGGTGCAGGATCGTTTTGCGATCTGCGCGACGAAGCCGCCGGCTTAGGGTTTTACGAGGCCTTTGCTTTGCGCGCGGCGCCCGCGATTTCCAGTTATTGAAGGGCCGGGCGTCCCTTGCCGATGAGGTTTGCGAGCAATCCAACTATTTCGCTGGAATCGGCGGGCTTTGACACCAGTGGTACCTCGGAGAGGGACAACGGGATGACGACCTGGTCGTAACCGCTCGTAAAGATGAACGGGACCTGCCTTTGCCGAAGAAGATCGGCGATGGGAAAGCTTAATTCTCCCCTGATATTGATATCGATCACTGCGCCGTCGAGCTTGGCGGCATCTTCGATCGCGGCCCTTGCATGCGCGATGCTTGAAAAGGGGCCGACGATGATTGCCCCGTGCTGTTCGAGAACCTCCACGAGATCGAGCGCTATCAGATATTCGTCCTCGACAACAAGCACGTGTCCCAGCTTCTCTTCCACGTGAGCACTCCATCTCATCACGTCTCCAACGCGGCGAATAAGGGAGAAGTTCCGCGAGTAAATGGAGATTGCCAAAGAGAGGTCTGCACCCTAATTCTACCGAGTGCAAGGGCCGCCATCTTCGGTCTTGAGGAGCGGTTAAATGGTAGAGGCAAATCCGAAATTTCCGATCGTCGGTATCGGCGCTTCGGCCGGCGGGATACCCGCCATGGAAGGTTTCTTCCAGGGCTTGCCTGCGCGCTGCGGCATGGCGTTTGTGATCGTGACCCATTTGAGCCCGGGACGGGAAAGCCGCCTGCACGAGGTCATCGCCCGCTATACGGACATGGAAGTGGTGCTTGCCGCCGACAGGGTGAAGGTGGTTCCCGAAACAGTCTACGTCATGCCGGAAAATGTGGTGCTGAGCCTTCATGACGGTGTGCTTCTGGTCAAGCCGCTCGACGTCAATTCGAGGGAGCGCAAGCCCATCGATGTCTTCTTCGGCGAGCTTGCGAAAGATCAGGGCGAATTTGCAGTTGGTGTCATCCTGTCCGGGGGCGACGGCGACGGGACGCTCGGTGTCAAGGCAATCAAGGAGCGCGGCGGTCTGACGGTTGCGCAGATTGCCGACGGCTCGGGCCCGCGTAATCCGGATATGCCGCAAAGCGCGATTTCCAGCGGTCTCATCGATCTTGCCCTGCCGGCCGAGCAGATGGGCGAAAAGCTGGTCGCCTTCACGCGCAGCTTCGACCTTATTTCCCTCGGCGAAGCTGACGGGCACAAGGTGAGCGATCTCGAACAGTCCCGCGAGCGTATCTATGCGATCCTTCGCAACCACACCGGCCATGATTTTTCCGGGTACAAGACCAAGACATTCCTGCGGCGAGTGCGTCGGCGCATGCAGGTCAGGCAATTGAAGACCATCAAGGCCTATGTCGCTTCGCTGGAGCAGGATCCCGATGAGGTTTCGAGGCTTTTCAGCGACCTATTGATCAACGTGACCAATTTCTTCCGCGATGTCGACGCATTCGCGCTGCTTGAAACCATTGTCATCCCGCAATTGTTTGCCGGCAGAACCGCAACCGATACGGTGCGTATCTGGGTGCCAGGTTGCGCAACGGGTGAGGAAGTCTATTCGATCGCCATTCTCATGCGCGAGTACATGGAGAAACTGTCGCAGGTACCGAGGGTGCAGATATTTGCGACCGACATCGATGAACCTGCGCTGCAGATCGCCAGGACGGCGCGTTATCCGGAGGCGCTGCTGGAGGGCGTTTCAAGCGCGCGCAAGAAGAAGTATTTCAGCAGCGACGGCGCCAGTTTCGTCGCAAGCAGCGCCATCCGTGAGCTGTGCATCTTCTCGCCGCACAGCGTCATCCGCGATCCGCCCTTTTCCCGCATGGACCTCGTGTCCTGCCGCAATCTTCTTATCTATCTCGGGCCTGATGTGCAGAACCGGGTCATCCCGACATTCCACTATGCGCTGAAACCGGGAGGCTATCTCTTTCTCGGCACTTCGGAAGGGATCGGCCAGCACGGAGATCTTTTTACCACGACCGACAAGAAGAACCGCATCTTCCAGGCGCGGGAGCACGCCAATGGGCACCGTCTTCCAATCCTGGCCGGGGACGAACGGTACACGCCTTTCCCGGCCTCTGCAAAAATCGAGCCGCGCGGACTCGGCGGCCTACAGTTACGGCAGGCGGTCGAAGCGCAGGTGCTGGAATCATTCGCGCCCGCTCACGTCGTGGTGAATGCGGACGGCGATGTCGTCTATTCATCGGGGCGGACGAGCAAATTTCTGGAAGTGCCGCAAGGGGCGCCAAGCCGCCAGTTGAGCAACATGGCAAGGCGGGATTTGCGGCTCGATCTCAGGGCCGCCCTGCGCGAATGCGCATCATCGAGACAGCGCGTCACCAAAGACAATATCGTTGTCGACGACGATGACGGCCGCGTCCAGCTGGTGTCGCTGGCCGTCGAGCCGCTCGGCAATCGCGGGTCAAGCGAAGCGCTCTACGTCGTTCTCTTTCAAACCCTCGGACCGTCGCAGGCACGCTCGGAAGCCGAACACGCCCAGCGAAACCAGGAGGGGACTGCCGATCTCGAGCGGGAGCTGCGCGATACACGCGAGCGCCTGCAGTCGACGATCGAGGAATATGAGACGGCACTCGAGGAGCTGAAGTCATCCAACGAAGAGCTGGTATCTGTCAACGAAGAGGCGCAATCCTCCAACGAAGAGCTTGAGGCTTCCAAGGAGGAGATGCAGTCCCTCAACGAAGAGCTCAACACGATCAATGCCGAACTCAACAGCAAGGTCGAGGAACTTGACCGGGCCAATAACGACCTGAAAAACCTCTTCGACGCCACGCAGATCGCGACGATCTTCCTAGACCGCAACCTGGTCATCCGCAATTTCACGCCGACTGCGTCGAATTTTTTCAAGCTGCGCGCCTCCGATGTCGGCCGGCCGCTGACCGAACTCTCCAGCAATATCGACTATCCGGAGCTGAACGACCATATCGCCGAGGTTTTTGCTTCGGGGCAAAGCCGTGATCATCACCTTCCGCGCGACGACCAGGGGCGTCATTTCCTAGGGCGCCTGCTTCCTTATCGCGGCGACAACAACAAGATCGATGGTGTGATCGTGACGTTGATCGACGTCACCACGCTGGCCGAAGCCGAAGAGCACCAGAAGGTGCTGATCTCGGAGCTCAATCATCGCGTCAAGAATATGCTCGCGGTGACGATCAGCATCGCGACCCAGACGCTGGAATCCGCGGCCTCCCCGGAGGAGTTTCACGCGGCCTTCGTCGGCCGGTTGAAGGCCATGTCGCGAACTTATGGCCTGCTTTCGCGCGAACACTGGAAGGAGGCGTCCGTGCAGGAGCTGATAAGCCTGGAACTGACGCCATTCGGCGCTGAGCGCATCACGCTCGACGGCCCGCAATACAAACTCAACCCGCAGCGCGGGCTTGCGCTCGGAATGGTCATCCACGAGCTTGCGACCAACGCCGCCAAATACGGAGCCTTGAGCAATGGCGAGGGCCACATCGATATACGATGGCAGCTCGAAGATCGCTCTTTCGTCCTCGACTGGCGCGAACGCGGCGGTCCGGCAGTCAAGGAACCGCGGGCAGATGGATTTGGAATGTCATTGATGCACGGGGAAATCGGCTACCGGCTCGGAGGGGAGGTTGAAACTAATTTCGATCCCGACGGTTTAACTGTCAGTCTCTCGTTCCCGCTCAACTAGCAGCAAAGCAGAGTGAGCCATTGAAATCCAGCTTTCCCCACAGTGCCCTGTTTGCCGGAAAGCGAGTACTCGTCGTCGAGGATGAATTTCTGCTTGCAGACGAAACCCGCAAAAAGCTCAACAAGCTCGGCGCGGTCGTGGTTGGTCCGACACCGCGCGTCGACCATGCGCTCTCTCTGATCGAAGATCACCAGATCGATGCCGCCATTCTCGATGTTTTTCTGTCCGATACGCTGGTATTTCCCGTGGCAGAACGCCTTGAAGAACTCGGCATACCCTTCGTGTTCGCCACGGCCTATGATCCGTCCATCATTCCGGGGCGGTTTGGCGGCTATATTCTCTGCGATAAACCGGTCGAGCTGGAAAATATCGCTCAAGGTCTTTTTGGAGCGCCGTTATCGGATGCGTGATCGTCCCGGATCGGGGCGGCATTTTGATCGGTCACGCGACAAGATCGGTCCCGACGGGATGGATGGCAATATTTTGCAATTCTATTTTAAGGGACATAGTGCAGCAGGAGATGGCCGACTGCTGGCGGAGGAAGCTGGCGATGTCGATATGACCCGCGTCCAAGGAAGCGCTTGGAGCGCGCAAGGGCATAACCAACCCGCCGCGAGGGCAGGCTGCAGGTCGCTCAGGCCGTAGCTTGCCCAATTCAAACCTGCCTGGAGAGATCCGTTGACTTCCATATCAGCCGCAATGCGCGCCGCCACCGATGCGGCGGAGGCTTTGACCGTCGAGGCCATTGTGGAAAATCGCCTTTACGGGCTCGCCTTGAAGGATGCTGCGCTGAAGCTCATTGCCATGCACGATGCCGCGCCCCGTATCGTGCGCTATACCGCAGACATGAAACGGTGGTTGCTGACGCAGTCAATTCTGGCTTTTCATTTTCAGCGTGTCACGTCACCATCTCATCCGGGCCTTACGGCCGCTAACCTGAAGGCCCTCATCGCAGACAGTGGCATTGCCTCCAAGAACACGGCATTCGCACATCTGGCGGAGATGCGTAATTACGGTCTCCTAGTCGATGTTCATGAACGCGCGGACAAGCGGGTTCGTCCGCTCAGAATTTCCGAAACTGCCGAAACCTTGATCCGCGAATGGTTCGACGAACATTTGAAATCACTCGACACGCTCGATGGAGGTACCCGATCCCTACGGTCATCGGCCGATCGGCGTTTGCTCTGGTATGCGCAGCCAAGGATGTCGGAGAGCCTCTTTCACGACCCGAACTGGGCCAGCCCTTCGCAAAGCGTGGACACATTCGTTCGAACCGCTTCCGGCAGCAACATCCTGCACGACCTGATGTCTCGATTGCCGCCGGAAAAGGAGCTGGAAACGCGCATGTCTATCGGGCCTTTGCGCATCGGAGAATTCTCCAGGCGCTACGCCATCTCCCGAACCCACGCGCGGCGCCTTTTCGAGCGTGCCCAGGTGCTTGAGATTTGTGGATGGGACGCTTCCGGCGACCGCGGTGATTTCTGGCTCGCAGCAGAACTGATCCGTGACTATCGACACTGGCAGGCGGTCAAGTTTGCGGCCATCGACGAAGCGTTTGAATGGGCCTGCTCTCATGTTCCCGAGCCGACGAATGAGCAACGAGAGGGTTAAGATCCTGGGTGCGTGCAAGATGCCCCTCCTGCGCGGGTTGGAGCGGATGGTGCAGGATCGTTTTGCGATCTGCGCGACGAAGCCGCCCGCTTAAGCCTTCACGAGCCCTTCGGCCCGAAGCGCCTTTTGAACGGAGGGGCGAGATTGCACCCGCTCGTACCAGGCTTGCAGATTCGACAAGCCGTCGAAGTGGATATCTGCCCTGTAGTAGGAGGTCAGCCATGGCGCCTGTCCCCAGCCGGTAAGGGCGAAGAGATAGGCATCGGCAACTGTGAAGTTCTCACCTGATATATAGGGGCGGGTGGCGAGTTCCGCGTCGATATGGGCGTAGCGCTTTTCGAGCTTCGGTTTCGCCGTCTCGACATAGGGGCCGGCAAGCCGCGCATAGAGCAGGGGAATGAAACCCTTGTGGATTTCCGAGGACAGGAAGTTCAGCCATTGCTGCAGCCGGTAACGCTCCATCGTGCCATTGGCCGGCGCCAGCTTCAGTTCCGGTTTCAGATCCGCGAGGTATTGGACGATCGCCGGGCCTTCGGTGAGAACAGTACCGTCATCGAGCTCGAGGGCGGGAACATATCCCAGTGGATTGACCGCTTCGAAATCCTCGCCATCGCCGAATGTGTGCTTCCTGTTGTCGACTGGTACGAGCTCGACATCGATGCCGAGTTCGTTGAGTACGATATGCGGCGAGAGCGAGCAGGCGGCCGCAAGATAATATAATTTCATGGTTTTCCCTTTTCGATGTCTACCAGGATTCTGGTTCGCGGCCAATCTAGAAAGGGCGGGATATTTTTTGAAGAAGGCACTATATTGTGGTGTAGGTACATATTTTATACCGGGAGGATAGCCCACTTGAAAGAAAGCGTGACCAACTGCACCGTCGAGGAGGCGATGCGGCTGCTCGGCGGTCGATGGCGACTGTTGATCGTCTATTTCCTGCTCGACGGCCCCAGGCGCTTTAACGAGCTGCGCCGCTGCGTTCCCGGTATTTCGCAGCGCATGCTGACCCTGGATCTGCGTGCTCTGGAAGAGGCAGGGCTGATCAAACGCACGGTGTTTCCGACAGTGCCGGTGACGGTGGAATATCAGTTGACCGAGGATGGTAAGCGGCTCGTTCCCGTCGTCAAGGTGATGCAGGAATTCGGGAAATGGCTGCTGGAGCGGGAGGAAGGCGAGGCTCCGTAGAGGTCGCAGGTTGTGGCGTAGGCGCTGGCTCTGGTTTGGGCGCTATTCCGATCCTATCTCCTCGATCTCTTCGGGAATAAACCCACCCGTCTGGCGCCTCCACAGCCGGGCAAACAGCCCGTCACTTTCGATCAGTTCCTCCGGGCGGCCCTCCTCGATGATGCGGCCGTGGTCGAGCACGACGATGCGGTCCATGCTTGAGATGGTCGACAGGCGGTGGGCGATGGCGATGACGGTTTTGCCTTCCATCACGAGGTTCAGCCGCTCCTGGATGGCGGCTTCGGATTCGCTGTCGAGAGCCGAGGTTGCCTCGTCGAGCACCAGGATCGGGGCGTTCTTCAAGAGCACGCGGGCAATAGCGACGCGCTGGCGCTGGCCACCCGAGAGCTTAATGCCACGGTCGCCGACATAGGCCTCGTAGCCCTTGCGGCCTTCGCTGTCAGCGAGATCGGCGATGAAGGCATCGGCGCTCGCCATCCTTGCCACGCTCTCTATCTCCTCCTGCGTTGCCTCCGGCCGTCCGTAGCGGATGTTGTCGCCGACCGAACGGTGCAGCAGTGCGACATCCTGCGCGATGACGCCGATGGCGCGGCGAAGGCTCGACTGGGTGACCGAGCGGATATCCTTGTTGTCGATGAGGATCGCGCCGTCCTTGATGTCGTAGAAGCGCAGGAGCAGGTTGGCGAGCGTCGTTTTGCCGGCACCCGAGAGGCCGACGAGGCCAACTTTTTCGCCGGGACGGACGGTCAATGACAGGTTGTCGATGACGGGCTTGCGGGATTTGTAGGCGAAACGAACGTCCTCGAAACGGATTTCGCCGTTCGGAACGACAAGGTCCTGCGCATCCGGCCGGTCGGTGATGGTGGGCGGTGTCGTCATGACCGGCATGGCGTCCTTGATGGTGCCGATCGCCTGGAAAATCTGCTGGCCCATCTGCAGGAATGTAAATGTGTGACCGGACAGCCGGTTGAGAACATAAACGGCGGCAGTGAATTCGCCGATCGTGACGAAACCATCAACGAGCCCGGTAAAGCCGATCGACAGGATGGCCAGCCAGTGCGTCACGTTGAGGACGACGACGATAACCTCTGCGGTCCGATAGATACGCTGTTCGCTTTGCTGGGCCTTGATCGCCTTGCCGATGATGCCGCGGATAGTGCCCGCCTCGCTATCTTCGGCGGCGAATTGTTTCACCGTCTGCATATTGGCGTAGAGATCGGTAATGGCGCCGGAAATCAGGCTGCGCCGCTTGGCGGAGCGGCGTGCTCGTTCGGTGAATACAGGCGCCAGCTTGACGGCGAGCAGCACGTTGAGCGTGATCCATACGATGGCCGGCAGGGCAAGCTGCCAGGAAAGTGCGCTCAAGAGGATGACGGAGCCGACCATCTGCATGATGAAGCGCGGGATGGACTGGAAGGCCGACATAACCTGCTGCTGGACGGCGGACGCCACCTGCTGCAGGCGCGAGGCGACCTGGCCGGCATAGAGATCGTGGAAGAAGGCGAGATCCTGCCGCTCCACCGCTCTGTGACCCTGCCACTGGATGGCGGCCGGCATGCCGATACCGAGCGTGTGCGAGTTCAGCGTATTGACGAGGAAGGAGCCAATCGGGATGGCGGGGAAAAGCATCAGGCCGAGGAAGATCAGCAGCGACCGGTCATTGTGCAGGAAGGCGGCGGCCCCCTGCTGCGTGACGCCATCGACGATGACCGACAGGCCCCAGACGATCGTCAGATTCATGGCCTCGATCGCCATGGTGCAAAGGGCGAGCGTGATCAGGATGCCGCGAAACATCGAGATGAAATGCAGGAGCACCGTCACCGGCCCCTTCGACGGCAGCGGCCGGTAGGGGATATCGAGCGGCCGGATCAGGCTTTCAAAAGGGCGATAGATCGCATCTGAAATCGACATGATCGACTTAGACCTCTTTGGTGCAGCATCTGGTGAGAAGCGGGCGTATCAGGCGACGCGGGCCGCATGGAATCACCTTCCGGCTGCAATCTCAATTAGAAATTTTGAAAATCTTTCGAGATCAAGGGCGAGTATCAGCTCGACTGCCTGATAGTGCTGCCCTGCTGAAAATGCTCGCCGACACCCTCGATCTGCACCCAATGGTGTTTCGACTGCTCGAAGATCGATTTGGCGGGAGCCGGAAATTGGCTCATGCCGGTCATCGTTCCGAGCGCCACGCCGATCATGGAGGGCAGGTTGTCGGCCTTCCAGTAGACCGACGAGCCGCAGTTTTCGCAGAAATAGGAATGCACCTTTCCACCGCTCGCCGCAGCGCGCGTGTACTGCCTGGCCGTTCCGAAGACGCTGACGGCTTCGGCCGGATAGAAGGCGCCGGCGCCAAAGGGGGCGCCTGTCCGTCTCTGGCATTCGATGCAGTGACAGGCGATCACCGCACTTGGTTTATCCGGCAGCGCCAATTTGAGCGCGCCGCAGCTGCATCGGGCTTCGGCCATCGGAATACTCCTGTTTCGCGAGAGTGGGGGAAGATTTCGGGATTTGCGGGAAGATGCCGGGGGGAACCGAATTCGCTCGCCTCGAAATGACGGCACGTGCCATCAGCGGCGGCATTTTTCCGGAAGTGCCATGAGCGAGAGACCAAGCCGAATAAGCCGATAACAGGCCATGTTATCGGCTTGGAAAGCCGATGCCTGTGGAACAGGCCTCGGCTATTGTTCGAGGGATCGGACCTGTCGGCCGTTCCGTGATCCTACTCTTGCAAGATCGCCACCTCAACCACGGCGAGCTGCTTCTATTGCGGCGACGTCGATCTTGCGCATGGTCATCATCGCGTCGAAAGCGCGCTTTGCCTCGGCCCCGCCGGCCTGCATCGCTTCCATCAGGACGCGCGGGGTGATCTGCCAGGAGACGCCC encodes the following:
- a CDS encoding ABC transporter ATP-binding protein, producing the protein MSISDAIYRPFESLIRPLDIPYRPLPSKGPVTVLLHFISMFRGILITLALCTMAIEAMNLTIVWGLSVIVDGVTQQGAAAFLHNDRSLLIFLGLMLFPAIPIGSFLVNTLNSHTLGIGMPAAIQWQGHRAVERQDLAFFHDLYAGQVASRLQQVASAVQQQVMSAFQSIPRFIMQMVGSVILLSALSWQLALPAIVWITLNVLLAVKLAPVFTERARRSAKRRSLISGAITDLYANMQTVKQFAAEDSEAGTIRGIIGKAIKAQQSEQRIYRTAEVIVVVLNVTHWLAILSIGFTGLVDGFVTIGEFTAAVYVLNRLSGHTFTFLQMGQQIFQAIGTIKDAMPVMTTPPTITDRPDAQDLVVPNGEIRFEDVRFAYKSRKPVIDNLSLTVRPGEKVGLVGLSGAGKTTLANLLLRFYDIKDGAILIDNKDIRSVTQSSLRRAIGVIAQDVALLHRSVGDNIRYGRPEATQEEIESVARMASADAFIADLADSEGRKGYEAYVGDRGIKLSGGQRQRVAIARVLLKNAPILVLDEATSALDSESEAAIQERLNLVMEGKTVIAIAHRLSTISSMDRIVVLDHGRIIEEGRPEELIESDGLFARLWRRQTGGFIPEEIEEIGSE
- a CDS encoding GFA family protein, with translation MAEARCSCGALKLALPDKPSAVIACHCIECQRRTGAPFGAGAFYPAEAVSVFGTARQYTRAAASGGKVHSYFCENCGSSVYWKADNLPSMIGVALGTMTGMSQFPAPAKSIFEQSKHHWVQIEGVGEHFQQGSTIRQSS